A region of Vigna radiata var. radiata cultivar VC1973A chromosome 6, Vradiata_ver6, whole genome shotgun sequence DNA encodes the following proteins:
- the LOC106763997 gene encoding uncharacterized protein LOC106763997 isoform X1, translated as MADKPSRSLVLFGDGFARFVDSSHSHLHSLASLSSCGFLSLPNSPPSESGDERAVREFAVLLDACHTYSNMKGEISDGDSQEDPPKQTLSDRFMGMKAAILTNNSSLKSFSAKLGFSVLQLNELLGGRSAEVVALELLKLLGLEEGKVLDNDHYDLVFFHVGAGEQEVVAADVGYMNALVGGITSQAQPGSDIGSRLHLSVVMSYGNVLEGDDSKFPVSKRVDEKNSHLSVLYPLQSYGMKGGIPRKDVRSFSPMLIAQWQYAVTRKDNAERFSFEDFMKWGGNLTIPADRFLHEIAFKLWKAPKYGA; from the exons ATGGCAGACAAGCCAAGTCGATCGCTGGTCTTATTCGGCGATGGATTTGCTCGTTTCGTCGATTCATCGCACTCCCACCTTCACTCTCTCGCTTCTCTATCTTCCTGCGGTTTCTTGAGTCTCCCGAATTCTCCACCCTCAG AAAGCGGGGATGAGAGGGCAGTTAGAGAATTTGCAGTGCTGTTGGATGCATGTCATACTTATTCTAATATG AAGGGGGAAATCAGTGATGGTGATAGCCAAGAGGATCCACCAAAACAAACCTTGTCTGATAg GTTTATGGGAATGAAAGCTGCTATTTTGACCAACAATTCAAGCTTGAAGTCTTTTAGTGCCAAACTTGGATTTAGTGTGCTTCAACTGAACGAGTTACTGGGAGGTCGTTCTGCCGAGGTTGTGGCCCTTGAGCTGCTCAAGTTGCTTGGCCTCGAAGAAGGGAAGGTGCTGGACAATGACCATTATGATCTTGTTTTCTTTCACGTTGGAGCTGGTGAACAGGAAGTGGTTGCTGCTGATGTGGGGTATATGAATGCTTTGGTTGGAGGGATAACGAGTCAAGCACAGCCCGGATCTGACATCGGTTCACGTCTGCATTTGTCCGTTGTCATGAGCTATGGCAATGTCTTGGAGGGTGACGATTCCAAGTTTCCTGTTTCAAAGAGGGTTGATGAGAAGAACTCTCATCTTTCCGTCCTTTATCCTCTACAAAGTTACGGTATGAAAGGAGGGATTCCTCGAAAGGATGTAAG GTCATTTTCTCCCATGTTAATTGCCCAATGGCAATATGCTGTGACTCGCAAGGATAACGCAGAGAGATTTTCTTTTGAAGACTTTATGAAG TGGGGTGGAAATCTTACAATACCGGCAGATAGGTTCTTGCATGAGATAGCCTTTAAGCTTTGGAAAGCTCCCAAGTATGGAGcttga
- the LOC106763869 gene encoding protein REVERSION-TO-ETHYLENE SENSITIVITY1, with protein sequence MELNTSYDIELSQIEERTQHELWPLDQIDPTNAKFPCCLVWNPFPVVSWLAPFFGHVGICREDGVIIDFSGSHEVHVDDFAFGSVARYLQLDREQCCFPPNLSAHKCKQRYRHGDYGTAIAWDDALQASLRDYETKTHNIFTCNCHSFVANCLNRVCYGGSMDWNIVNVAALIMLKGHWVGFWAIVRSFMPFFMVSFLGVVMIGWPFLLGLLSVSLLLMLWFVVGTYVVGNLSHC encoded by the exons ATGGAGTTAAATACAAGTTACGACATTGAACTTTCACAAATTGAAGAAAGAACACAGCATGAGTTGTGGCCTCTAGATCAAATTGATCCAACCAATGCAAAGTTTCCATGTTGTCTGGTTTGGAATCCATTTCCAGTGGTCTCATGGTTGGCTCCCTTCTTTGGTCACGTTGGAATTTGTAGGGAGGATGGAGTTATTATAGATTTTTCAGGCTCACATGAAGTGCATGTCGATGATTTTGCGTTTGGTTCAGTGGCAAGATACTTGCAACTCGATCGTGAACAG TGTTGCTTCCCTCCTAACCTATCTGCACACAAATGCAAGCAACGTTACCGACATGGTGATTATGGCACTGCAATCGCATGGGATGATGCATTACAAGCCAGTCTGCGGGATTATGAGACCAAAACTCACAACATTTTTACTTGCAACTGCCACTCATTTGTGGCTAACTGTCTGAATCGTGTTTGTTACGGCGGATCAATGGACTGGAACATTGTGAATGTAGCGGCTTTGATTATGTTGAAGGGTCACTGGGTTGGTTTCTGGGCAATTGTAAGATCTTTCATGCctttttttatggtttctttCTTAGGAGTTGTGATGATTGGATGGCCCTTCTTACTTGGACTACTATCAGTGTCTCTGCTTTTGATGTTGTGGTTTGTAGTTGGCACTTACGTTGTTGGAAACCTATCACACTGTTAA
- the LOC106763997 gene encoding uncharacterized protein LOC106763997 isoform X2 translates to MADKPSRSLVLFGDGFARFVDSSHSHLHSLASLSSCGFLSLPNSPPSESGDERAVREFAVLLDACHTYSNMGEISDGDSQEDPPKQTLSDRFMGMKAAILTNNSSLKSFSAKLGFSVLQLNELLGGRSAEVVALELLKLLGLEEGKVLDNDHYDLVFFHVGAGEQEVVAADVGYMNALVGGITSQAQPGSDIGSRLHLSVVMSYGNVLEGDDSKFPVSKRVDEKNSHLSVLYPLQSYGMKGGIPRKDVRSFSPMLIAQWQYAVTRKDNAERFSFEDFMKWGGNLTIPADRFLHEIAFKLWKAPKYGA, encoded by the exons ATGGCAGACAAGCCAAGTCGATCGCTGGTCTTATTCGGCGATGGATTTGCTCGTTTCGTCGATTCATCGCACTCCCACCTTCACTCTCTCGCTTCTCTATCTTCCTGCGGTTTCTTGAGTCTCCCGAATTCTCCACCCTCAG AAAGCGGGGATGAGAGGGCAGTTAGAGAATTTGCAGTGCTGTTGGATGCATGTCATACTTATTCTAATATG GGGGAAATCAGTGATGGTGATAGCCAAGAGGATCCACCAAAACAAACCTTGTCTGATAg GTTTATGGGAATGAAAGCTGCTATTTTGACCAACAATTCAAGCTTGAAGTCTTTTAGTGCCAAACTTGGATTTAGTGTGCTTCAACTGAACGAGTTACTGGGAGGTCGTTCTGCCGAGGTTGTGGCCCTTGAGCTGCTCAAGTTGCTTGGCCTCGAAGAAGGGAAGGTGCTGGACAATGACCATTATGATCTTGTTTTCTTTCACGTTGGAGCTGGTGAACAGGAAGTGGTTGCTGCTGATGTGGGGTATATGAATGCTTTGGTTGGAGGGATAACGAGTCAAGCACAGCCCGGATCTGACATCGGTTCACGTCTGCATTTGTCCGTTGTCATGAGCTATGGCAATGTCTTGGAGGGTGACGATTCCAAGTTTCCTGTTTCAAAGAGGGTTGATGAGAAGAACTCTCATCTTTCCGTCCTTTATCCTCTACAAAGTTACGGTATGAAAGGAGGGATTCCTCGAAAGGATGTAAG GTCATTTTCTCCCATGTTAATTGCCCAATGGCAATATGCTGTGACTCGCAAGGATAACGCAGAGAGATTTTCTTTTGAAGACTTTATGAAG TGGGGTGGAAATCTTACAATACCGGCAGATAGGTTCTTGCATGAGATAGCCTTTAAGCTTTGGAAAGCTCCCAAGTATGGAGcttga